The following coding sequences are from one Triticum aestivum cultivar Chinese Spring chromosome 5A, IWGSC CS RefSeq v2.1, whole genome shotgun sequence window:
- the LOC123107325 gene encoding probable 2-oxoglutarate/Fe(II)-dependent dioxygenase isoform X2: MVHRDQGKLVQVVAADVGLVAPPSRDQLHKYTLESGRVTMDVLKAMAKLLNQEENFFINMVGERFKSYSRFTYYPPCPRPDLVNGLKPHIDNSVITLLLMDKDVGGLQVLKDGHWVDVPVLGNDLLVVVGEGMEIVSNAIFKAPWHRVVTSADKERLSLATFYQPEPERIIGPPGVLVHEKHPAMFKKCLVQTLADGYWDAFAAGDRTVDFLNVRINAEADAELEAHAVVVNN, encoded by the exons ATGGTTCATCGGGATCAGGGAAAGCTGGTGCAGGTGGTGGCCGCGGATGTTGGACTTGTGGCGCCGCCGAGCAG GGATCAACTACACAAGTACACCCTAGAGAGTGGGAGGGTGACCATGGATGTGCTGAAGGCCATGGCAAAGCTTCTGAATCAGGAGGAGAACTTCTTCATCAACATGGTGGGTGAGAGGTTCAAGTCATACTCGAGGTTCACCTACTACCCTCCCTGCCCACGGCCGGACCTCGTCAACGGGCTGAAGCCACACATCGACAACTCTGTCATCACACTGCTCCTCATGGACAAGGACGTCGGCGGCCTCCAGGTGCTCAAGGACGGCCACTGGGTTGATGTCCCCGTGCTCGGGAATGACCTGTTGGTCGTCGTAGGCGAGGGCATGGAG ATCGTCAGCAATGCAATCTTCAAGGCGCCATGGCACCGTGTCGTGACGAGCGCCGACAAGGAGAGGCTGTCACTGGCGACGTTCTACCAGCCGGAGCCGGAGAGGATCATAGGGCCGCCGGGGGTACTGGTTCATGAGAAGCACCCGGCCATGTTTAAGAAGTGCCTGGTCCAGACCTTGGCCGATGGATATTGGGATGCATTTGCAGCGGGAGATCGCACCGTCGACTTCCTCAATGTCAGGATCAATGCTGAGGCTGACGCCGAACTAGAGGCGCATGCAGTGGTTGTAAACAACTAA
- the LOC123107325 gene encoding protein SRG1-like isoform X1 → MPDDVEEAAKLRSALQSWGLFVVTGHGMAKEFLDDILEATRRFFHLPLEEKQKCGNVIDGVKFQNEGDQLHKYTLESGRVTMDVLKAMAKLLNQEENFFINMVGERFKSYSRFTYYPPCPRPDLVNGLKPHIDNSVITLLLMDKDVGGLQVLKDGHWVDVPVLGNDLLVVVGEGMEIVSNAIFKAPWHRVVTSADKERLSLATFYQPEPERIIGPPGVLVHEKHPAMFKKCLVQTLADGYWDAFAAGDRTVDFLNVRINAEADAELEAHAVVVNN, encoded by the exons ATGCCCGATGATGTTGAGGAGGCGGCCAAGCTTCGCTCTGCGCTGCAGTCATGGGGCCTCTTTGTGGTGACCGGCCATGGCATGGCAAAGGAGTTCCTCGATGATATCCTCGAGGCGACGAGGAGGTTCTTCCACCTGCCGCTGGAGGAGAAGCAGAAGTGCGGCAATGTGATCGACGGTGTCAAGTTCCAGAATGAAGG GGATCAACTACACAAGTACACCCTAGAGAGTGGGAGGGTGACCATGGATGTGCTGAAGGCCATGGCAAAGCTTCTGAATCAGGAGGAGAACTTCTTCATCAACATGGTGGGTGAGAGGTTCAAGTCATACTCGAGGTTCACCTACTACCCTCCCTGCCCACGGCCGGACCTCGTCAACGGGCTGAAGCCACACATCGACAACTCTGTCATCACACTGCTCCTCATGGACAAGGACGTCGGCGGCCTCCAGGTGCTCAAGGACGGCCACTGGGTTGATGTCCCCGTGCTCGGGAATGACCTGTTGGTCGTCGTAGGCGAGGGCATGGAG ATCGTCAGCAATGCAATCTTCAAGGCGCCATGGCACCGTGTCGTGACGAGCGCCGACAAGGAGAGGCTGTCACTGGCGACGTTCTACCAGCCGGAGCCGGAGAGGATCATAGGGCCGCCGGGGGTACTGGTTCATGAGAAGCACCCGGCCATGTTTAAGAAGTGCCTGGTCCAGACCTTGGCCGATGGATATTGGGATGCATTTGCAGCGGGAGATCGCACCGTCGACTTCCTCAATGTCAGGATCAATGCTGAGGCTGACGCCGAACTAGAGGCGCATGCAGTGGTTGTAAACAACTAA